The sequence ACGCTCATCGACGGCGTTCCCATCTTCGTCGGTGTCTGGACGCATCCGCTGATGGACACCCTCAGTATCGACACCGCCGAGCGGATCGAAGTGTATAAAGGAGCTCAACCGATCCTCTTCGGAAACATGGCTTTTGGAGCAGTCAATGTGATCACGAAAAGAATGACTGACGACGGGTTCAGCACACGCTTGCTCGGGGCCGGCGGAAGTTTTTCCACGTTCATCGAAACGATCGAGCACGGGGGGAAGAGAGGACCATTCGACTATTTCCTGATTCAAAGTTACAGGAAATCGAATGGGCACAGGGACAACGCGGACGGAGAGCTGCAGGAGTATTTCGGCAGTGTCGGTCTCCAGCTCTCAGACGCATGGTCAGCAAGACTCATTGTCAACCACACTGACAACTATGCGAATGACCCGGGTTCATCGGACGGTTCCATACCGTCCGATGGGAAGTTCGGCGTTAGTGACGAGCTGGCGATTCTCACGTTGCGGAACGCATACCGGTATGGAAAAGGAGAGATAAAACTGTACTGGAACAGAGGCGACATCGATTGGGTCGATCAGTTCAACGAAACGACCGGATTCAACGACAGCGATACGCTGACCGATTATGAGAACTACGGTCTTCGCATGAAAGAGTCGTTTCAGCTCGGAAGCGGAAGCGAAATCATGGCGGGCTTCGATCTTGACACGGTCAGCGGCAAGGCTCATTTCGTGGAACCGCCTGAGCCTGCGTATGATTTCGGCAGTGAACTGTTCAGGATCGCTTCTCCTTTCATCGCGATTACAAAAAGCTTCAAAACCGAGAATGGCTGGCGCATCTCCCCATCGGGAGGAGTCAGATTTCTTTCTCATAGCCGTCTCGACGATGATTGGGGCTATCAGGCAGGATTGCTTTTCGGAAAAGGGAAGAACGATTTCCACGCTTCGTATGCGCATGGAATCAATTTTCCCGGGCTGAACGTCGTCGTCTTCGATGAGCTTTTCCTCCCGGGAGACAACCTGTGGGAAGATCTAAAGCCGGAGAAGATCAACCACGTCGAAGCAGGATTCGGCCATCAATTCAGCAGCAGACTGAAAGCGGACATCACATACTTCTACGACAGGAGCCGCAACCGTTACGTCATCGTTCCCCCGCCTCCGTTCCCGCCCACGTTCGAGAACATCGAACGCTCGCAAACGAGCGGGATCGAAGCGACGATCACGGTACGACCGAACGATCGCTGCGCCGTTTTTGCAGACGTTACGTACCTGAGCAGTTCTCCGGAACGGATACCGTATGCCCCGCAGTGGACTTCGGGAATAGGACTGAACTACGGTTTTCTCGATCGCTTCCAGCTCAGCCTCGATGCCGAATATGTGGATGAGCATTTCGTGGGATCACAGGACCGGCTAAAAGATTCCGAAAACACAGCCTCTGTAAGCTCGTATTTCCTTGTGAACGGGAAGCTGTCATATGACTTCGCATTTCCATCGCATCCGACACGTGCGCAGCTCTATATTGCCGTGGAAAATCTGACGGACAACAGCTATGAGCTCAAACAAGGGTATCCCATGCCCGGCATCAATGGAATGGTCGGATTGGCCCTGGACTTCTAAGGAACTTGAAACGAAATGACGGATTGATAAAGAATATGGAATGATGAAATATCAAAAACCACGTCTTCTGTTTTTGCTCTTCACCGCTATCATATGCTCGGCGGTCTTCCACAATCATTACGTGAGCGTCGCTCACGAAGATGCGGATCATCATGCCGACGATCTCCTCAAGGTCATGGTGGATACCGACATGGGACTCGACGATGTCCGCGCTCTCTTCACCCTTTTCGGGGATTCTCGAGTTGATATCAAAGCAATCGTTACGGTCGAAGGATCGGCATCCATCGGGAAAGGCCTCGACAACGCCATCGGTGCGATCGAAGCGTCCCACAAAGATTCCATCCCCGTTTTTCGGGGAGTTGCCTTCAAGAGCGGGGAGATCCCCCGGTGGAGAGAAACGGTGGATCGGCTGGCAGGATTTCCTTTTCCGCCACCCAGACGAGTAGCACCACAGGAATCCTCTTTTCAGGGAATAGTCTCTCTGGTCCAGAATCACGACGGAGAGATCCATTATCTGGCGCTCGGTCCTCTGAGCAATCTTGCCCGACTGGAGGCAGAGAAGCCCGGAATCCTGGCTCGCCTCCACACGATCTGGATCCCGGCATCGGTAACCGACAATGGTCAGATAGAGAGCTGGAACTTGGCGTACGATAGAGGATCGACTCGCACAGTCTTTGACAGGGCACCGCGGATCATCCTGCTCGATGTCTCTGCAGCGAAAACAATCGATCCGTGCACCAGCTTTTCCTCCATCGATGCTTCTTCGTTTCCTGCGTCATGGATCGAACGCCTGTTCCGAAATCTATGCGCGAAGGGCAAGCATTGCATCATGTATGACGAGT is a genomic window of Acidobacteriota bacterium containing:
- a CDS encoding TonB-dependent receptor plug domain-containing protein, with product MNMFYARMLFLFFCFVIFSAPHPLHSANLPSDDEEEKKQVDEPAEEEKPSFTEKIVVVASPIIEGNIVNEYASQVTIVTDEQISDLNAQDLPTALRRAPSIVISRHNPIGSFGGGEGGALFIRGRGSSRPGAEIQTLIDGVPIFVGVWTHPLMDTLSIDTAERIEVYKGAQPILFGNMAFGAVNVITKRMTDDGFSTRLLGAGGSFSTFIETIEHGGKRGPFDYFLIQSYRKSNGHRDNADGELQEYFGSVGLQLSDAWSARLIVNHTDNYANDPGSSDGSIPSDGKFGVSDELAILTLRNAYRYGKGEIKLYWNRGDIDWVDQFNETTGFNDSDTLTDYENYGLRMKESFQLGSGSEIMAGFDLDTVSGKAHFVEPPEPAYDFGSELFRIASPFIAITKSFKTENGWRISPSGGVRFLSHSRLDDDWGYQAGLLFGKGKNDFHASYAHGINFPGLNVVVFDELFLPGDNLWEDLKPEKINHVEAGFGHQFSSRLKADITYFYDRSRNRYVIVPPPPFPPTFENIERSQTSGIEATITVRPNDRCAVFADVTYLSSSPERIPYAPQWTSGIGLNYGFLDRFQLSLDAEYVDEHFVGSQDRLKDSENTASVSSYFLVNGKLSYDFAFPSHPTRAQLYIAVENLTDNSYELKQGYPMPGINGMVGLALDF
- a CDS encoding nucleoside hydrolase, whose translation is MMKYQKPRLLFLLFTAIICSAVFHNHYVSVAHEDADHHADDLLKVMVDTDMGLDDVRALFTLFGDSRVDIKAIVTVEGSASIGKGLDNAIGAIEASHKDSIPVFRGVAFKSGEIPRWRETVDRLAGFPFPPPRRVAPQESSFQGIVSLVQNHDGEIHYLALGPLSNLARLEAEKPGILARLHTIWIPASVTDNGQIESWNLAYDRGSTRTVFDRAPRIILLDVSAAKTIDPCTSFSSIDASSFPASWIERLFRNLCAKGKHCIMYDELLAASLIGTKISIVSDTAHRAFVSDVIRIEPDIQGNIYMASIQDLDGAVDLLKDLWSRPFQREPMHTHTAELISTEDLLKRFHGHLGPYVVLGYRMGQLALELTGSDGHFNITADVHSILKPPQSCLIDGVQLGSGCTLGKRNIEVHETDGPAFAIFTVKGGSKVTIRIRNAIPSIVTGLINEDGVEAAGQTFLEKDSSELFEIQTSYPAETDAEMEKK